From the Bacteroidales bacterium genome, one window contains:
- a CDS encoding EcsC family protein produces MDQYTKDAIAEMKRWQKAMMRKPSILGRMSKSIQDRINKWIPEKIHKAITTTLKQMVRVVLFGATYTTFKQPDEKSLELLEKTVIKRTEFYRTTAAVEGGITGAGGFLLGLADFPILIGIKLKLLYDIGSIYGFDIKNYKERIYILHIFELAFSSDIHRKNVYLKMADWDKKSAKLPDDIHEFDWRTFQQEYRDYIDLAKMAQLVPVIGAPVGAIVNYKLIKKLGFTAMNAYRMRLIG; encoded by the coding sequence ATGGATCAGTATACCAAAGATGCAATTGCGGAAATGAAGAGATGGCAAAAAGCTATGATGCGTAAACCATCCATCCTGGGCAGAATGTCAAAAAGTATCCAGGACCGTATTAATAAATGGATACCCGAAAAAATTCATAAAGCAATAACCACAACGCTCAAACAAATGGTTCGAGTTGTGTTGTTCGGTGCTACCTACACCACTTTTAAACAACCCGATGAAAAATCTTTGGAATTGCTAGAAAAAACTGTTATCAAACGAACCGAGTTCTATCGGACAACAGCTGCTGTTGAAGGCGGAATCACCGGTGCAGGAGGGTTTTTGCTCGGACTTGCCGACTTTCCGATTTTAATCGGTATAAAACTGAAGTTATTATATGATATCGGCTCAATATATGGATTTGATATAAAAAACTACAAGGAAAGAATATATATCCTCCATATTTTTGAACTGGCTTTTTCAAGCGACATTCACCGCAAAAATGTCTATTTAAAAATGGCAGATTGGGATAAAAAAAGCGCGAAACTCCCGGATGACATACATGAGTTTGATTGGAGAACATTTCAGCAGGAATACAGGGACTACATAGACCTGGCTAAAATGGCCCAACTGGTTCCCGTTATCGGGGCCCCTGTAGGTGCCATTGTTAATTATAAGCTGATTAAGAAACTGGGCTTTACGGCAATGAATGCGTATCGCATGAGGTTAATCGGATAG
- a CDS encoding DUF2938 domain-containing protein, producing the protein MNYRHFLAAVCIGFGATLFTDLWNLFLKRSFNIRSLDFCLLGRWILYMPHGKFIHDNIKMAQPKSYECAIGWLAHYSIGISLTVFFVLFVILNWIRLTIFSALLYGICTVVFPLFVLQPSLGLGLASSKTPIPAQARFKSLMTHFFFGLGIWLFASVAKYFFKLY; encoded by the coding sequence ATGAATTATCGTCATTTTCTTGCTGCAGTATGCATAGGTTTTGGCGCAACGTTGTTCACTGATCTCTGGAACCTTTTCCTTAAACGAAGTTTCAATATCCGGTCACTTGATTTTTGCCTGCTGGGGCGTTGGATATTGTATATGCCTCATGGTAAATTCATTCATGATAATATAAAAATGGCCCAACCAAAGTCCTATGAGTGTGCAATTGGATGGCTGGCCCATTACAGCATTGGGATTTCACTTACAGTTTTCTTTGTTCTGTTCGTGATCCTGAATTGGATCAGGTTGACTATTTTCTCAGCCCTGTTATACGGTATCTGTACAGTCGTATTTCCCCTATTTGTTTTGCAGCCTTCGCTGGGATTAGGCCTTGCTTCATCAAAAACTCCCATACCTGCACAAGCGAGGTTCAAAAGTCTCATGACCCACTTCTTTTTTGGACTGGGCATTTGGCTTTTTGCGAGTGTGGCGAAATATTTCTTCAAATTGTATTAA
- a CDS encoding L,D-transpeptidase, producing the protein MKSVFKIFILLLAYACNAQGRNVVNHDLSLSRIIDSLKIDKNTISILIDKSDYRLYICSNEKIIKEYPVVFGKKDNQDKLMQGDKCTPEGKFNIISKYPHKEWSKFIWINYPNQDSWRKHNEAKKNGTIPKNAEIGGSVGIHGVPKGMDYLIDLKYNWTLGCISLKNKDVNEIYPYINKNTVIEIRK; encoded by the coding sequence ATGAAGTCAGTATTTAAAATTTTTATTCTTTTACTGGCCTATGCATGCAACGCTCAGGGCCGAAATGTTGTTAATCATGATTTATCATTATCCAGGATAATTGACTCGCTTAAAATCGACAAGAACACCATTTCAATCCTTATCGATAAATCGGATTACAGGCTTTATATCTGCAGCAATGAAAAAATAATCAAAGAGTATCCGGTTGTTTTCGGGAAAAAAGACAACCAGGATAAATTGATGCAGGGCGATAAGTGCACTCCGGAAGGCAAATTCAATATCATCTCGAAATACCCGCACAAGGAGTGGTCAAAATTCATCTGGATCAATTACCCGAACCAGGATTCATGGAGAAAACATAATGAGGCAAAAAAGAACGGTACGATTCCAAAAAATGCTGAGATTGGTGGCAGCGTGGGCATCCATGGCGTTCCAAAAGGAATGGATTACCTCATTGATTTGAAATATAACTGGACGCTGGGATGTATTTCGTTAAAAAATAAAGATGTGAATGAAATTTATCCGTATATAAACAAAAATACGGTGATAGAAATCCGGAAGTAA
- a CDS encoding DUF4386 domain-containing protein: MSLIKFSFKSLFSKPLKPNPINTTRKTSLVFGLFFAGTFVFSIPALFFYDPLFKSNEYLVLGGFDTRISIGALFEILLAICNIATAVVIFPVFKRVSESVSLGYVASRTVESLLILTGVISLMSVMSFRAGFISGGDTHDLLMTKQLFVTFHDWTFLLGPQFCSGFGNGMLLGYLMYRSGAVPKRLALIGLIGGPLAFLGGIMVLFDVLKPLSPGLFAFTALEIIWELSITFYSIFKGFSSSPLLDSKIS, translated from the coding sequence TTGTCTCTAATAAAATTCAGTTTCAAATCCCTATTTTCCAAACCATTAAAACCAAACCCCATTAATACTACCCGTAAAACCTCGCTGGTCTTTGGATTATTTTTTGCAGGTACTTTTGTGTTTTCCATACCTGCCCTGTTTTTCTACGATCCATTATTTAAAAGCAATGAATACCTTGTTCTCGGCGGATTTGACACACGGATTTCAATAGGTGCGTTATTCGAAATATTATTGGCCATTTGTAACATCGCCACTGCTGTTGTTATTTTCCCGGTTTTCAAACGTGTCAGTGAATCGGTATCTCTCGGTTATGTGGCATCGCGGACAGTAGAGTCCTTACTGATTCTTACAGGTGTGATCAGTCTGATGTCAGTTATGAGTTTCCGGGCCGGATTCATTTCAGGGGGTGATACACACGACTTGCTTATGACAAAGCAACTATTCGTTACTTTTCACGACTGGACATTCCTCCTTGGACCCCAGTTTTGCTCCGGTTTTGGTAACGGCATGCTACTGGGATATCTTATGTATAGATCAGGGGCTGTCCCAAAACGTTTAGCGTTAATCGGACTTATCGGAGGTCCATTGGCATTCCTGGGAGGAATAATGGTGTTATTTGATGTACTTAAACCCCTGAGTCCGGGTTTGTTTGCTTTTACAGCACTTGAAATCATCTGGGAGCTTTCAATCACTTTTTATTCCATTTTCAAGGGCTTCAGCTCATCTCCGTTGCTTGATTCAAAAATCAGCTGA
- a CDS encoding DUF5808 domain-containing protein, which translates to MKFNDFQRDSLRDDPDNYRLVFFYFNSKDSRVLVPKRFRNSGWTFNFANPFTYLILIGVVLFIGLVVLFA; encoded by the coding sequence ATGAAATTCAACGATTTCCAACGCGATAGTCTGAGAGATGATCCTGATAATTACAGGTTAGTATTCTTCTATTTCAATTCAAAAGATTCAAGAGTCCTTGTTCCTAAAAGATTTCGGAACTCCGGCTGGACTTTCAATTTTGCCAATCCATTCACGTATTTAATCCTGATTGGAGTTGTTTTGTTTATTGGTTTGGTGGTTCTTTTCGCTTAA